In one window of Vulpes vulpes isolate BD-2025 chromosome 1, VulVul3, whole genome shotgun sequence DNA:
- the NOTCH4 gene encoding neurogenic locus notch homolog protein 4 isoform X3, whose protein sequence is MQPPSLLLLLLCHSVVKTRVLPCGDSPEPCANGGTCLSLSQGQGTCQCAPGFLGETCQFPDPCQDAQLCQNGGSCQALLPALPGSPGLPSPLAPSFSCTCPSGFTGQRCQALLKDPCSSFCSKMGRCHIQASGRPQCSCLPGWTGEQCQLQDFCSANPCINGGVCLATHPQIQCLCPPGFEGHACEHDINECFLDPGPCPKGTSCHNTLGSFWCHCPTGREGPHCELQPGPCPPSGCPNGGTCQLVPGRDSTFHLCLCPQGLTGLGCEVNPDDCAGHECQNGGTCQDGLSTYTCRCPEAWTGWDCSEDVDECETQGPLHCRNGGTCQNSAGSFHCVCVSGWGGTGCEENLDDCAAATCAPGSTCIDRVGSFSCLCPPGRTGLLCHMEDMCLSQPCHGEAQCSTNPLTGSTLCLCQPGYSGPTCHQDLDECQMAQQGPSPCEHGGSCLNTPGSFNCLCPPGYTGSRCEADHNECLSQPCHPGSTCLDLLATFHCLCPPGLEGQFCEVETDECASAPCLNQADCHDGLNSFLCVCLPGFTGSQCEEDINECASSPCANGGQCQDQPGSFHCECLPGFEGPHCQAEVDECLSGPCPTGASCLDLPGAFSCLCPSGFTGHLCEVPLCAPSLCQPKQKCQDKAHCLCPDGSPGCAPIEDNCTCHHGHCQRSSCVCDVGWTGPACEAELGGCISMPCAHGGTCHPQPSGYNCTCPPGHTGPTCSEEVTACHSGPCLNGGSCSPSPRGYSCTCPPSHTGPHCQTSTDHCASAPCLNGGTCVNRPGTSSCLCAAGFQGPHCEERTRPSCADNPCRNRATCQDGPQGPHCLCSPGYTGGSCQTLMDLCAQKPCPHNSYCLQTGPSFQCLCLQGWTGPLCNLPLSFCQKAALSQGIAASSLCQNGGLCIDSGSSYFCHCPPGFQGSTCQDRVNPCESRPCQHGATCIAQPNGYLCQCAPGYNGQNCSKESNACQSQPCHNHGTCTPKPGGYYCTCPPGFVGLRCEGDVDECLDRPCHPTGTAACHSLANAFYCQCLPGYTGQWCEVETDPCQSQPCSHGGSCETTAGPPLGFTCHCPQGFEGPTCSHRAPSCGFHHCHHGGLCLPSPKPGFPPRCACLDGYGGPDCLNPPAPHGCGPPSPCLHNGSCSEIPGLGPPGFRCSCPPSSPGPQCQRPGARGCEGRGGDGACDAGCSGPGGNWDGGDCSLGVPDPWKGCPSHSRCWLLFRDGQCHPQCDSAECLFDGYDCETPPACTPAYDQYCHDHFHNGHCEKGCNTAECGWDGGDCRPKDGGSEWGPSLALLVVLSPPALDQQLLALARVLSLTLRVGLWVRKDSDGKDMVYPYPGAQAEEELGGTPDPSHQERVTPQTQPLGKETDSLSTGFVVVMGVDLSRCGPDHPASRCPWDPGLLLRFLAAMAAVGTLEHLLPGPLLAAHPRAGTVPPTNQLPWPLLCSPVAGVILLALGALLVLQLIRRRRREHGALWLPPGFIRRPRTQPGPRRRRPPLGEDSIRLKALKPEAGVDEDGVVMCSGPEEGEEAEEMASPSKCQLWPLSSDCQELPQAAMLTPPQESEMDVPDVDTRGPDGVTPLMSAVCCGGVESRTFQGAWLGSPEPWEPLLGGGACPQAHTVGTGETPLHLAARFSRPTAARRLLEAGANPNQPDRAGRTPLHTAVAADAQEVCQLLLRSRQTAVDARTEDGTTALMLAARLAVEDLVEELIAAQADVGARDKWGKTALHWAAAVNNARAARCLLQAGADKDAQDGRGMEAERPQEEEDGEQHQGPHQDEQDWPPVNTTTRPWRSAPPSPPPPGTRHTALGPCSASLLSLQTELLLDLVAEAQSRRLEEQRATFHIPQNPPSIAPAPLRPLEEREQLYSTILSHQGRQRLKDLGEISIFITLIHLSGE, encoded by the exons ATGCAGCCCCCttctctgctgctgctgttgctgtgtCACTCGGTTGTCAAGACCAGAG TGCTGCCGTGTGGGGACTCCCCAGAACCCTGTGCCAATGGAGGCACCTGCCTGAGCCTATCTCAGGGACAAGGGACCTGCCA gTGTGCACCTGGCTTCCTGGGTGAGACTTGCCAGTTTCCCGACCCCTGCCAGGATGCCCAGCTCTGCCAGAATGGGGGCAGCTGCCAAGCCCTGCTTCCTGccctcccaggctcccctggcCTTCCCTCTCCCTTAGCCCCCAGCTTCTCCTGCACCTGCCCCTCTGGCTTCACTGGCCAGAGGTGCCAGGCCCTGCTCAAGGACCCCTGTTCTTCCTTCTGTTCCAAAATGGGCCGCTGCCACATCCAGGCCTCAGGCCGCCCACAGTGCTCCTGCCTGCCTGGATGGACAG GTGAGCAGTGCCAGCTTCAGGACTTCTGCTCAGCCAACCCCTGCATCAATGGAGGAGTGTGTCTGGCCACACACCCCCAGATCCAGTGCCTCTGCCCACCTGGCTTCGAGGGCCATGCCTGCGAACACGATATCAACGAGTGTTTCCTGGACCCGGGACCCTGCCCCAAGGGCACTTCCTGCCATAACACCCTGGGATCTTTCTGGTGTCACTGCCCTACTGGGCGGGAGGGTCCGCACTGTGAGCTTCAGCCAGGACCCTGCCCCCCTAGTGGCTGTCCCAATGGGGGCACCTGTCAGCTGGTTCCAGGGAGAGATTCCActttccatctctgcctctgcccccaag GTCTCACAGGCCTAGGCTGTGAGGTGAACCCAGATGACTGTGCTGGGCACGAGTGTCAGAATGGGGGCACTTGCCAGGATGGGCTGAGCACCTACACCTGCCGCTGCCCAGAGGCCTGGACAG GTTGGGACTGCTCTGAAGATGTGGACGAATGTGAGACCCAGGGTCCCCTTCACTGCAGAAACGGGGGTACCTGCCAGAACTCGGCTGGCAGCTTCCATTGCGTGTGTGTGAGTGGCTGGGGAGGCACAGGCTGTGAAGAGAACCTGGATGACTGTGCTGCTGCCACCTGTGCCCCAGGATCCACCTGCATTGACCGCGTGGgctccttctcctgcctctgcccacctggcCGCACAG gacTCCTGTGCCACATGGAGGACATGTGCCTGAGCCAGCCGTGCCACGGGGAAGCCCAGTGCAGCACCAACCCCCTGACAGGCTCCACACTCTGCCTTTGTCAACCTGGCTACTCAGGGCCCACCTGCCACCAGGACCTGGATGAGTGTCAGATGG cccagcaAGGCCCCAGTCCCTGTGAACACGGCGGCTCTTGCCTCAACACCCCCGGCTCCTTCAACTGCCTCTGTCCCCCTGGCTACACGGGCTCCCGCTGTGAGGCTGATCACAATGAGTGcctgtcccagccctgccaccccgGCAGCACCTGCCTGGACCTACTTGCCACCTTCCACTGTCTCTGCCCACCAG GCCTAGAAGGGCAGTTCTGTGAGGTGGAGACTGACGAGTGTGCCTCTGCTCCGTGCCTGAACCAGGCTGACTGCCACGATGGGCTCAACAGCTTCCTCTGTGTCTGCCTGCCCG GATTCACAGGCTCCCAGTGTGAGGAAGACATCAATGAGTGTGCAAGCTCTCCCTGTGCCAATGGGGGTCAGTGCCAGGACCAGCCTGGATCTTTCCATTGCGAGTGTCTCCCAG GCTTTGAAGGTCCACACTGTCAGGCAGAGGTGGACGAGTGCCTGAGTGGCCCCTGCCCCACTGGAGCCAGCTGCCTGGATCTCCCCGGAGCCTTctcttgcctctgcccctctggcttCACAG gtCATCTCTGTGAGGTTCCCCTGTGTGCTCCCAGCCTGTGCCAACCCAAGCAAAAATGCCAGGACAAGGCCCACTGCCTCTGCCCTGATGGAAGCCCTGGGTGTGCCCCCATTGAGGACAACTGCACCTGCCACCATGGACATTGCCAGAG ATCCTCATGTGTGTGTGATGTGGGCTGGACAGGACCAGCATGTGAAGCAGAGCTGGGAGGCTGCATCTCCATGCCCTGTGCCCATGGGGGGACCTGCCATCCCCAGCCCTCTGGCTACAACTGCACCTGCCCCCCAGGCCACACAG GCCCTACCTGCAGCGAGGAGGTGACAGCTTGTCACTCAGGGCCCTGTCTCAACGGTGGCTCCTGTAGCCCCAGCCCTAGGGGCTATTCCTGCACCTGCCCTCCAAGCCACACTGGGCCCCACTGTCAGACCAGCACTGACCACTGTGCCTCTG ccccGTGCCTCAATGGGGGTACCTGTGTGAACAGGCCTGgcacctcctcctgcctctgtgctGCGGGCTTCCAGGGCCCCCACTGCGAGGAAAGGACCCGTCCCAGCTGCGCAGACAA CCCCTGTAGGAACAGGGCAACTTGCCAAGATGGCCCTCAGGGTCCCCACTGTCTCTGCTCCCCTGGCTACACGGGAGGCAGCTGCCAG ACTCTGATGGATTTATGTGCCCAGAAGCCCTGTCCACACAATTCCTACTGCCTCCAGACTGGGCCCTCCTTCCAGTGCCTGTGCCTCCAAGGATGGACCGGGCCTCTCTGCAACCTTCCACTGTCCTTCTGTCAGAAGGCTGCTCTGAGCCAAG GCATAGCAGCTTCTTCCCTGTGCCAGAACGGAGGCCTCTGCATTGACAGTGGCTCCTCCTATTTCTGCCACTGCCCTCCTGGATTCCAAGGCAGTACCTGCCAGGACAGGGTAAACCCATGTGAGTCCAGACCCTGCCAACATGGGGCCACCTGCATAGCCCAGCCCAATGGGTATCTCTGCCAG TGTGCCCCAGGCTACAATGGACAGAACTGCTCAAAGGAATCCAACGCTTGTCAGTCCCAGCCCTGTCACAACCATGGGACCTGCACCCCCAAACCTGGAGGCTACTATTGCACCTGCCCTCCAGGCTTTGTGGGGCTGCGCTGTGAGGGAGACGTAGATGAGTGTCTGGACCGGCCCTGCCACCCCACAGGCACTGCAGCCTGCCATTCTCTGGCCAATGCCTTCTACTGCCAGTGTCTGCCTGGATACACAG GCCAGTGGTGTGAAGTGGAGACAGACCCCTGCCAGAGCCAGCCCTGCTCCCACGGAGGGTCTTGTGAGACCACAGCAGGACCACCCCTGGGTTTCACCTGCCACTGCCCCCAG GGTTTTGAGGGCCCCACCTGCAGCCACAGAGCCCCCTCCTGTGGCTTCCATCACTGCCACCATGGTGGCCTGTGTCTGCCCTCCCCTAAACCTGGCTTCCCACCCCGCTGCGCCTGCCTCGATGGCTACGGGGGCCCTGACTGCCTGAACCCACCGGCTCCTCATGGCTGTGGCCCTCCTTCTCCATGCCTACACAATGGCAGTTGCTCAGAGATCCCTGGGCTGGGGCCCCCAGGCTTCCGATGTTCCTGCCCTCCCAGCTCTCCAGGGCCCCAGTGCCAGAGGCCCGGAGCAAGGGGATGTGAGGGCAGAGGTGGAGATGGGGCCTGTGACGCTGGCTGCAGTGGCCCTGGAGGAAACTGGGATGGGGGAGACTGCTCCCTGGGGGTCCCGGACCCCTGGAAAggctgcccctcccactcccgATGCTGGCTCCTCTTCCGGGATGGGCAGTGCCACCCGCAGTGTGACTCTGCAGAGTGTTTGTTTGATGGCTATGACTGTGAGACTCCTCCAGCCTGCAC TCCAGCCTATGACCAGTACTGCCACGATCACTTCCACAATGGACACTGCGAGAAAGGCTGCAACACTGCGGAATGTGgctgggatgggggtgactgCAGGCCTAAAGATGGGGGTTCGGAATGGGggccctccctggccctgctggTGGTCCTGAGCCCCCCAGCCCTGGACCAGCAGTTGCTTGCCCTGGCCCGGGTGCTATCCCTGACTCTGAGAGTGGGGCTCTGGGTAAGGAAGGATAGTGATGGCAAAGACATGGTGTATCCCTATCCTGGGGCCCAGGCCGAAGAGGAGCTGGGAGGAACCCCGGACCCTTCACATCAGGAGAGAGTAACCCCTCAAACACAGCCTTTAGGCAAGGAGACAGACTCTCTCAGCACTGG GTTTGTGGTGGTGATGGGTGTGGATTTGTCCCGCTGTGGCCCTGACCACCCTGCATCCCGCTGTCCCTGGGATCCTGGGCTCCTGCTCCGCTTCCTTGCCGCAATGGCTGCGGTGGGGACCCTGGAGCACCTGCTGCCAGGACCCCTGCTGGCTGCCCATCCTCGTGCTGGCACGG TACCACCCACCAACCAGCTTCCCTGGCCTTTGCTGTGCTCACCAGTGGCCGGGGTGATTCTCCTGGCCCTTGGGGCTCTTCTCGTCCTTCAACTCATCCGGAGGCGGCGCAGAGAGCATGGGGCCCTCTGGCTGCCCCCGGGGTTCATTCGAAGGCCTCGAACGCAGCCAGGTCCCCGCAGACGCCGGCCTCCCCTGGGTGAAGACAGCATCCGCCTCAA AGCCCTGAAGCCAGAGGCAGGAGTTGATGAGGATGGAGTGGTGATGTGCTCAGGccctgaggaaggagaggag GCTGAAGAAATGGCCTCACCCTCCAAGTGCCAGCTCTGGCCTCTGAGCAGTGACTGTCAGGAGCTCCCCCAGGCAGCCATGCTGACTCCTCCCCAGGAATCAGAGATGGATGTCCCTGACGTGGACACCCGTGGACCCG ATGGGGTGACACCCCTGATGTCAGCAGTTTGCTGTGGGGGAGTGGAGTCCAGGACCTTCCAGGGGGCATGGTTGGGAAGCCCTGAGCCCTGGGAACCTCTGTTGGGTGGAGGGGCCTGTCCCCAGGCTCACACTGTGGGCACTGGGGAGACCCCCCTGCACCTGGCTGCCCGATTCTCCCGGCCAACCGCTGCCCGCCGCCTCCTTGAGGCTGGAGCCAACCCCAACCAGCCAGACAGAGCAGGGCGCACCCCTCTTCACACCGCTGTGGCTGCTGATGCTCAGGAGGTTTGCCAG CTCCTACTCCGCAGCAGACAGACTGCGGTGGATGCGCGGACAGAGGACGGGACCACAGCCCTGATGCTGGCCGCCAGGCTGGCGGTGGAGGACCTGGTTGAAGAACTGATTGCAGCGCAAGCAGATGTGGGGGCCAGAGATAAATGGG GAAAAACCGCGCTGCACTGGGCCGCCGCCGTCAACAACGCCCGGGCCGCCCGCTGCCTCCTGCAGGCCGGAGCCGACAAGGACGCCCAGGACGGCAGG GGGATGGAGGCCGAGAGAccccaggaggaagaggatggtGAACAG CATCAAGGCCCCCATCAGGATGAGCAGGACTGGCCCCCTGTGAATACCACCACTAGGCCTTGGCGATCTGCTCCTCcgtcccctcctcctccagggacCCGCCACACAG ccctggggccctgctcCGCCTCCCTGCTCTCCCTACAGACTGAGCTCCTTCTGGATTTGGTGGCTGAGGCCCAGTCCCGCCGCCTAGAGGAGCAAAGAGCCACCTTCCACATCCCTCAGAACCCCCCAAGCATAGCCCCAGCCCCACTTCGGCCTCTTGAGGAGAGAGAACAGCTCTACAGCACTATCCTCAGTCACCAG GGGCGCCAGAGACTGAAGGACCTGGGAGAAATCTCAATATTCATCACCCTCATCCACCTTTCTGGGGAATAG